In Chloroflexota bacterium, a genomic segment contains:
- a CDS encoding gamma-glutamyltransferase family protein — protein sequence MDVGRRSFASRRSPVLATRGMVATSQPLAALEGLRVLMDGGNAADAAVTVAAMLGVVEPMSTGVGGDCFALVWWTSPPARSETAGRVRGGGEAFALNGSGRAPAAFTLDEARRLGLRSIPSDSGLAVTVPGAVAGWEALLRRFGTMTLGECLAPAIRAAEQGFAVTPIIARDWRHAARKLARDAEAARVYLPAPKAGSIHRQPDLGRTLRAIAEGGADAFYRGPIARAIADCVQAHGGFLTADDLATHTADWGRPIATTYRGVEVLEHPPNGQGLAALVALNILEGYDIGGMGYWDAARWHCMVEAVRLGLAEALTHVGDPAFADVPVARLLSREHADALRSRIRPDAVLDLSAPTVPASRDTVYISVVDGAGNAVSFINSLFHPFGSGIVVLGTGICLHNRGTSFRLEPGHPNVLAGGKRPYHTIIPALALRDGRLWLCFGVMGAFMQPQGHVQVLVNMVDFGMDPQAALDAPRFRVDEQGSRRVDVERTAPLGLRKALATLGHDVQATVFGEWFFGGGQVIAVDPETGALWGGSDPRKDGCAVGW from the coding sequence ATGGATGTTGGCCGCAGGTCGTTCGCGTCGCGGCGATCGCCGGTGCTGGCCACCCGCGGGATGGTGGCCACCAGCCAGCCCCTGGCCGCGCTGGAGGGGCTGCGCGTGCTCATGGACGGGGGCAACGCCGCCGACGCCGCCGTAACCGTCGCCGCCATGCTGGGCGTCGTGGAGCCGATGTCCACCGGCGTGGGGGGCGACTGCTTCGCGCTGGTGTGGTGGACCTCACCCCCGGCCCGCAGCGAGACCGCCGGCCGCGTGCGCGGAGGGGGCGAGGCGTTCGCGCTGAACGGGAGCGGACGCGCCCCAGCCGCTTTCACGCTGGACGAGGCGCGCCGCTTGGGCTTGCGTTCCATCCCATCCGATAGCGGACTGGCCGTAACCGTGCCCGGAGCGGTGGCCGGTTGGGAGGCGCTGCTACGTCGCTTCGGCACGATGACGCTGGGCGAGTGCCTGGCTCCGGCCATCCGCGCCGCCGAGCAGGGGTTTGCCGTAACGCCGATCATCGCCCGCGACTGGCGCCACGCCGCGCGCAAACTGGCCCGCGACGCCGAGGCAGCCCGCGTGTATCTGCCCGCGCCGAAAGCCGGCAGTATTCACCGCCAGCCGGATTTGGGCCGTACCCTTCGCGCCATCGCCGAGGGCGGGGCCGACGCCTTCTACCGCGGCCCCATCGCCCGCGCCATCGCCGACTGCGTGCAGGCTCACGGCGGCTTCCTGACCGCCGACGACCTGGCCACGCATACGGCCGACTGGGGCCGGCCCATCGCCACAACGTATCGCGGCGTGGAGGTGCTGGAGCACCCGCCCAACGGCCAGGGCCTGGCCGCGCTGGTGGCGCTGAACATCCTGGAGGGCTACGACATCGGCGGCATGGGCTACTGGGACGCCGCCCGCTGGCACTGCATGGTGGAGGCGGTGCGACTGGGGCTGGCCGAGGCGCTGACGCATGTGGGCGATCCGGCGTTTGCCGACGTGCCCGTGGCGCGCCTGCTGTCGCGCGAGCACGCCGACGCGCTGCGCTCGCGCATTCGGCCCGACGCCGTGCTGGACTTGTCCGCCCCGACGGTTCCCGCTTCACGCGATACAGTTTACATAAGCGTTGTGGACGGCGCGGGCAATGCCGTGTCGTTCATCAACAGTTTGTTCCACCCGTTCGGGTCGGGCATCGTAGTGCTGGGGACGGGCATCTGCCTGCACAATCGGGGCACGTCGTTCCGCCTGGAGCCGGGGCATCCCAACGTTCTGGCGGGCGGCAAGCGGCCCTACCACACGATCATTCCGGCGCTGGCCCTGCGCGACGGGCGGCTGTGGCTCTGCTTCGGCGTCATGGGCGCGTTCATGCAGCCGCAAGGGCACGTGCAGGTGCTGGTGAACATGGTGGACTTCGGCATGGATCCGCAGGCCGCGCTGGATGCTCCGCGCTTCCGCGTGGACGAGCAGGGGAGCCGCCGCGTGGACGTGGAGAGGACCGCGCCGCTGGGCCTGCGCAAGGCGCTGGCGACGTTGGGCCACGACGTGCAGGCGACCGTGTTCGGGGAGTGGTTTTTCGGCGGGGGGCAGGTCATCGCCGTGGACCCGGAGACCGGCGCGCTCTGGGGCGGCTCGGACCCGCGCAAGGACGGCTGCGCCGTGGGATGGTAG
- a CDS encoding NAD(P)/FAD-dependent oxidoreductase — MTEGFVASADIIVVGGGASGMMAAGRAAELGADVLLLEKMPRLGTKLRITGKGRCNLTNVATLDEFIAHFGPNGRFLYNAFGRFFVDDLRAFFARMSVPTVVERGGRVFPESNQAADVAEALRRYCQDAGVRVRYKTAVDRLLVEGGRVVGVGAGEAEFRARAVILATGGASYPSTGSTGDGYRLAASVGHTIVPIRPALVPLETAEPWVPRMMGVSLRNVRATLYVDGKPVASQFGEMLFTHFGLSGPIILTLSRHPALASRPSPDTRVEVGVDLKPALSDEKLDARLRRDLDAHGKRTFRSIVKGLVPAKMVDVLVELSGVPGDKPAHQITAQERARLFGLLRDLRMTVVGQRPLREAIVTAGGVALGEVDPRTMESRRVAGLYFCGEVLDLDADTGGYNLQAAFSTGWVAGESAARR; from the coding sequence ATGACTGAGGGGTTCGTTGCGTCGGCAGACATCATCGTTGTGGGCGGGGGCGCTTCGGGGATGATGGCGGCGGGGCGCGCGGCGGAACTCGGCGCCGACGTCCTGCTGCTGGAGAAGATGCCGCGCCTGGGCACCAAACTCCGCATCACCGGCAAGGGCCGCTGCAACCTGACCAACGTGGCCACGCTGGACGAATTCATCGCCCACTTCGGGCCGAACGGGCGGTTTCTGTACAACGCCTTTGGCCGCTTCTTCGTGGACGACCTGCGGGCGTTCTTCGCGCGCATGAGCGTGCCGACGGTGGTGGAGCGGGGCGGGCGCGTGTTCCCGGAGTCCAACCAGGCCGCCGACGTGGCCGAGGCGCTGCGCCGCTACTGCCAGGACGCGGGCGTCCGCGTGCGCTACAAGACGGCGGTGGACCGCCTGCTGGTGGAAGGCGGGCGCGTCGTCGGCGTGGGCGCGGGCGAGGCCGAGTTCCGCGCGCGGGCCGTCATCCTCGCCACGGGCGGCGCGTCGTACCCGAGCACCGGCTCCACCGGCGACGGCTACCGCCTGGCCGCGTCGGTGGGGCACACGATTGTCCCCATACGCCCCGCGCTGGTCCCGCTGGAGACCGCCGAGCCGTGGGTCCCGCGTATGATGGGCGTTTCGCTGCGCAACGTGCGCGCCACGCTGTACGTGGACGGGAAACCCGTTGCGTCGCAGTTCGGCGAGATGCTCTTTACTCACTTCGGCCTGTCGGGGCCGATCATCCTGACGCTGAGCCGACATCCCGCGCTGGCCTCTCGCCCCTCGCCCGACACGCGGGTGGAGGTGGGCGTGGACCTGAAGCCGGCGCTGTCGGACGAGAAACTGGATGCGCGACTTCGCCGCGACCTGGACGCCCACGGCAAGCGAACCTTCCGCTCCATCGTCAAGGGGCTGGTGCCGGCCAAGATGGTGGACGTGCTGGTGGAACTGTCGGGCGTGCCTGGGGACAAGCCGGCGCACCAGATCACGGCGCAGGAGCGGGCGCGGCTGTTCGGCTTGCTGCGAGATTTGCGCATGACGGTGGTGGGGCAGCGGCCCCTGCGCGAGGCCATTGTTACGGCGGGGGGCGTGGCGCTGGGCGAGGTAGACCCGCGCACCATGGAGTCGCGGCGGGTGGCGGGGCTGTACTTCTGCGGCGAGGTGCTGGATTTGGACGCGGACACCGGCGGCTACAACCTACAGGCGGCGTTTTCCACGGGCTGGGTGGCGGGCGAGAGCGCAGCGAGGCGTTAG